From the genome of Nocardia sp. NBC_01503, one region includes:
- a CDS encoding NADH-quinone oxidoreductase subunit J — protein MTSLLAQPAQQLVTHTSTGEAVQFWILSVIAVVGALGMVSARKAVHSALCLAATMITLSAFYIAENALFLGIVQIVVYTGAVMMLFLFVLMLVGVDSSESLRETLRGQRIAVLIVGIGFGMLVIAAVARGMNETSVATTGPGLGGNDTIGALAELIFVRYVWAFELTGSLLITATIGAMVLAHREKFGPRTDQRTLSKERFRDGKRVTPLPTPGVYARHNAVDAPARLPDGSFEELSVSSILRHRRNRAHEEAVVRTVGGGNGNGDNDSPEEGLR, from the coding sequence ATGACCTCGCTCCTCGCCCAGCCTGCCCAGCAGCTGGTCACGCACACCTCCACCGGTGAGGCCGTGCAGTTCTGGATTCTCTCGGTCATCGCCGTGGTGGGCGCGCTCGGCATGGTCTCCGCGCGCAAGGCCGTGCACTCCGCGCTGTGCCTGGCGGCCACCATGATCACGCTGTCGGCGTTCTACATCGCCGAGAACGCGCTGTTCCTGGGCATCGTGCAGATCGTGGTCTACACCGGCGCGGTCATGATGCTGTTCCTGTTCGTGCTCATGCTGGTCGGCGTCGACTCCTCGGAGTCCCTGCGAGAGACCCTGCGCGGGCAGCGCATCGCGGTGCTGATCGTCGGCATCGGCTTCGGCATGCTGGTGATCGCCGCGGTCGCGCGCGGCATGAACGAGACGAGTGTGGCGACGACCGGTCCGGGCCTCGGCGGCAATGACACCATCGGCGCGCTCGCGGAGCTCATCTTCGTGCGCTACGTCTGGGCGTTCGAGCTGACCGGTTCGCTGCTCATCACCGCGACCATCGGCGCCATGGTGCTCGCGCATCGCGAGAAGTTCGGCCCGCGCACCGATCAGCGGACGCTGTCCAAGGAGCGGTTCCGGGACGGTAAGCGGGTCACGCCGCTGCCGACGCCCGGTGTGTACGCCCGCCACAATGCCGTCGACGCACCGGCGCGGCTGCCGGACGGTTCCTTCGAGGAGCTGTCGGTCAGCAGCATTCTGCGGCACCGCCGCAACCGCGCTCACGAAGAGGCGG
- the nuoI gene encoding NADH-quinone oxidoreductase subunit NuoI, whose amino-acid sequence MPAEPMASTPKPGLLEPLGGFYVTAATMFKKPNTELYPEVKTPTQPRYHGRHQLNRHPDGLEKCIGCELCAWACPADAIFVEGADNTEEERFSPGERYGRVYQINYLRCIGCGLCIEACPTRALTMTNEYELADDNRADLIYEKQNLLAPMEPGMVPAPHAMYPGADEGSYYRGEVPGAPGELAGVEGGTKK is encoded by the coding sequence ATGCCGGCCGAGCCGATGGCCTCGACGCCGAAGCCCGGTCTGCTGGAGCCGCTCGGCGGGTTCTATGTCACCGCCGCCACCATGTTCAAGAAGCCCAACACCGAGCTGTACCCGGAGGTCAAGACCCCGACCCAGCCGCGGTATCACGGTCGGCACCAACTCAATCGGCATCCGGACGGACTCGAGAAGTGCATCGGCTGCGAGCTGTGCGCGTGGGCCTGCCCGGCGGACGCGATCTTCGTCGAGGGCGCGGACAACACCGAAGAGGAGCGCTTCTCGCCCGGTGAGCGCTACGGCCGGGTCTACCAGATCAACTACCTGCGCTGCATCGGCTGCGGCCTGTGCATCGAAGCCTGCCCGACTCGGGCATTGACCATGACCAACGAGTACGAGCTGGCCGATGACAACCGCGCGGATCTGATCTACGAGAAGCAGAATCTGCTCGCACCGATGGAGCCGGGCATGGTCCCCGCACCGCACGCCATGTACCCGGGCGCGGACGAGGGCTCCTACTACCGCGGTGAAGTCCCCGGTGCGCCCGGTGAACTCGCCGGAGTCGAAGGAGGGACGAAGAAATGA